A stretch of Paenibacillus sp. URB8-2 DNA encodes these proteins:
- the yqfC gene encoding sporulation protein YqfC: MTRIGRSLRGWTNGMLDLPQDLLSDMPRITLIGNKEMVIENHKGVLNFSPGQLTLKLAKGSLEIAGEGLVITSILGRELAVEGVIGEIRYKESGENR, translated from the coding sequence ATGACCCGGATTGGCCGCAGTCTGCGGGGATGGACAAACGGGATGCTGGATTTGCCGCAGGACCTGCTGAGCGACATGCCCCGGATCACCCTCATCGGAAACAAGGAAATGGTAATAGAGAATCATAAAGGCGTACTGAATTTTTCCCCCGGCCAGCTGACGCTGAAGCTTGCGAAGGGATCGCTCGAAATCGCCGGAGAAGGGCTCGTCATCACTTCCATTCTGGGAAGGGAGCTGGCGGTGGAGGGCGTGATCGGGGAAATCAGATATAAGGAAAGCGGGGAGAACCGATGA
- the ybeY gene encoding rRNA maturation RNase YbeY encodes MSLQLVWNNEQDEMEIDDRLISLLEDILKKAGKLEGVGSGEVDLTFVDNERIHELNREYRGIDRPTDVLSFALNESGEDEPEIIYEVDEEESEGIPDMLGDIIISVTRAKEQADDYGHSLERELGFLFVHGFLHLLGYDHQDEASEAEMMGKQEQVLSQVGLTR; translated from the coding sequence ATGAGCCTGCAGCTGGTTTGGAACAATGAGCAAGATGAAATGGAAATCGACGATCGGCTGATCTCGCTGCTGGAAGACATTCTGAAAAAAGCGGGTAAGCTGGAAGGAGTCGGCAGCGGCGAGGTGGATCTGACTTTTGTCGACAATGAACGGATTCATGAGCTGAACAGGGAGTACCGCGGCATCGATCGCCCCACCGATGTGCTGTCCTTCGCGCTGAACGAATCCGGAGAGGACGAGCCTGAAATCATCTATGAGGTAGACGAGGAGGAATCGGAAGGAATTCCCGATATGCTCGGCGATATCATTATTTCCGTCACCCGTGCCAAGGAGCAGGCGGACGATTATGGCCACTCGCTGGAGCGGGAGCTGGGTTTTTTGTTCGTGCACGGATTTCTCCACTTGCTGGGATACGACCATCAGGATGAGGCTTCCGAGGCGGAAATGATGGGCAAGCAGGAGCAGGTGCTGTCACAGGTAGGGTTGACCCGCTGA
- a CDS encoding diacylglycerol kinase, with protein sequence MPKNTAAGPKRFWKSFWYAAQGIRQAFRTEQNMRVHTGFAVLVLLLAALFRVPPGDWMLLLLAITLVLAAELLNTAIESVVDLVSPEIHPLAKAAKDTAAGAVFLTAAFAVIAGIYVFYHPVIDWIAAFMS encoded by the coding sequence ATGCCCAAAAATACGGCGGCAGGCCCCAAACGATTTTGGAAGTCCTTTTGGTATGCGGCCCAGGGGATCAGACAGGCCTTCCGGACCGAACAGAATATGAGAGTGCATACCGGCTTCGCCGTCCTCGTTCTGCTGCTTGCCGCGCTCTTTCGCGTCCCGCCGGGCGATTGGATGCTGCTTCTGCTGGCCATCACGCTTGTGCTGGCGGCAGAGCTGCTCAATACGGCAATCGAGTCGGTAGTCGACCTTGTGTCGCCGGAAATCCACCCCTTGGCCAAGGCGGCCAAGGACACCGCTGCGGGAGCCGTGTTCCTGACAGCGGCGTTTGCCGTTATCGCGGGTATTTATGTTTTTTACCATCCGGTGATAGACTGGATTGCAGCATTTATGTCATAA
- a CDS encoding cytidine deaminase: protein MDSITLLQEAIKARAKAYIPYSRFGVGAALLDQDGQIHHGCNIENAAYSVTNCAERTALFSAVGQGHKRGTFKALAVVGDTDLPITPCGACRQVIVELCDPDMKVILGNMKGDIRETTVRELLPGAFGPDELKQGQASE, encoded by the coding sequence ATGGATTCCATCACGCTGCTGCAAGAGGCGATCAAAGCCCGAGCGAAAGCTTATATTCCGTACTCCCGTTTCGGTGTCGGCGCCGCTCTGCTGGACCAGGACGGTCAGATTCATCATGGCTGCAATATTGAGAACGCCGCCTACAGCGTCACCAATTGCGCGGAGCGCACCGCTCTCTTCAGCGCCGTGGGCCAAGGTCATAAACGCGGCACCTTTAAAGCGCTTGCCGTTGTAGGTGACACCGACCTGCCGATTACCCCTTGCGGCGCTTGCCGGCAGGTAATCGTGGAGCTGTGCGATCCCGATATGAAGGTTATCTTGGGCAATATGAAAGGGGACATTCGCGAGACAACGGTTCGCGAGCTGCTCCCCGGCGCTTTCGGCCCCGACGAGCTAAAACAGGGACAAGCTTCGGAGTAA
- a CDS encoding HD family phosphohydrolase, which produces MASKQPSKFSGFSYNVSGWKYSAVTRYALFLLLGILVYFSLSPDLLPKRYDIKEETNSAKEIVAPMQILDKKATLKAQEQAAENVQPKYQIIPLRSENLVTSLLDRIDRLNQDDTISQSDKTSIYREEIPQRANDFVLGFVASSRSNGAYSDNLLNEMQKVIKEQAYSIPEETYIKIPRLTSQDIIEMKPVARDIVSRLMNDQISDANAARAKVAEQVSISSLTQRTAREVVQELARAAITANKFYDEDATKEAEVQARENTPPVYIEQGEVLVAKGQRITPELYQLLDENGLLRNNINYWPQLGLLMLAGILSVGLLMFIRQSGTSGSSGFKYNNSQLLMLVIVFLITIISLRLAAFLQTDTRPFMGFLAPVAIGAMLVALLLDITLAYFCSILFAALASIILNVQQNTIFDFNFGFFALVVSYVAVFATHRAGQRTTLLKGGIMVCLFGSLVVFMINLLGGGAWQQIHTLYAIGFAFAGGLLTVVLVIGLMPFFESTFGILSALKLVELSNPNHPLLRKLLTETPGTYHHSVMVGNLSEAAAEAIGADGLLCRVGSYYHDIGKTKRPFYFIENQNNMENPHDSIELKLSKSIIIAHARDGVEMLKEYKLPKPIRDIAEQHHGTTFLHYFYHKALKQAEEKGTQPDFTEDDFRYPGPKAQSKESAVIGIADSVEAAVRSLRSPTVNQVETMIEKIIKSRLDDHQFDECDLTLKELDIIARTLKETVMGIFHSRIEYPEEVKKPKKEEGAINA; this is translated from the coding sequence ATGGCTTCAAAACAACCGTCGAAATTCAGCGGATTCTCATACAATGTGAGCGGATGGAAGTATAGCGCCGTTACGCGCTATGCTCTATTTCTGCTGCTAGGCATTCTGGTTTATTTCAGTCTGTCTCCGGATCTGCTCCCAAAACGGTATGACATCAAAGAAGAAACGAACAGTGCCAAGGAAATTGTGGCGCCGATGCAAATTCTGGATAAAAAGGCGACGCTGAAGGCGCAGGAACAAGCCGCCGAGAACGTTCAGCCCAAATATCAAATTATCCCGCTCCGGTCGGAGAACCTCGTCACCTCTCTGCTGGATCGCATCGACCGCCTCAATCAGGACGATACCATTTCCCAAAGCGACAAGACTTCCATTTACCGGGAAGAGATTCCGCAGAGGGCGAATGATTTCGTTCTTGGTTTTGTAGCGTCGAGCCGAAGCAACGGAGCTTACTCGGACAATTTGTTGAATGAAATGCAGAAGGTAATCAAGGAGCAGGCCTATTCCATCCCGGAAGAGACGTATATCAAAATACCCCGGCTGACCTCGCAGGACATCATCGAGATGAAGCCCGTGGCCCGGGATATCGTCAGCCGGCTGATGAATGACCAGATTTCCGATGCTAACGCCGCCCGCGCCAAGGTGGCGGAGCAGGTCAGCATCAGCTCACTCACCCAGCGCACTGCCCGGGAAGTGGTCCAGGAACTGGCGCGCGCTGCAATCACGGCCAATAAATTCTACGATGAGGACGCGACGAAGGAAGCGGAAGTGCAGGCCCGAGAGAATACACCTCCTGTATATATTGAGCAGGGTGAAGTGCTTGTGGCCAAAGGACAACGCATCACACCGGAGCTGTATCAGCTGCTGGACGAGAATGGCCTTTTGCGCAACAATATCAACTACTGGCCGCAGCTCGGACTGCTCATGCTCGCGGGAATCCTGTCGGTAGGCCTGCTGATGTTTATCCGACAGTCTGGAACCTCCGGCTCTTCCGGCTTCAAATACAACAACTCCCAGCTTCTGATGCTGGTGATTGTCTTTCTGATTACGATTATCTCTTTGCGGCTGGCGGCGTTCCTGCAGACCGATACGCGGCCGTTTATGGGATTTCTGGCGCCGGTAGCCATCGGGGCGATGCTGGTCGCGCTGCTGCTGGATATCACGCTTGCCTACTTCTGCTCCATTCTGTTTGCCGCATTGGCCAGCATTATTTTGAATGTGCAGCAGAATACGATTTTTGATTTCAATTTTGGTTTCTTTGCGCTGGTCGTATCGTATGTGGCCGTATTCGCAACTCATCGGGCAGGGCAGCGCACGACGCTGCTTAAAGGCGGCATCATGGTCTGCCTGTTCGGTTCGCTCGTTGTCTTTATGATCAATTTGCTCGGAGGCGGCGCATGGCAGCAGATTCATACGCTGTACGCCATCGGTTTCGCTTTTGCCGGCGGTCTGCTGACGGTTGTATTGGTTATCGGTCTTATGCCCTTTTTTGAATCGACATTCGGTATTCTGTCTGCGCTCAAGCTTGTTGAGCTGTCCAACCCGAACCATCCGCTGCTGCGCAAGCTGCTGACGGAAACGCCGGGCACGTATCATCACAGCGTAATGGTCGGCAATCTGTCGGAGGCGGCGGCCGAGGCGATCGGAGCGGACGGCCTGCTCTGCCGGGTCGGTTCGTATTATCACGATATCGGAAAGACGAAGCGCCCGTTCTATTTTATCGAGAACCAGAACAATATGGAGAATCCGCATGATTCCATCGAACTGAAGCTGAGCAAATCGATTATTATCGCCCATGCTCGCGACGGAGTGGAGATGCTGAAGGAATACAAGCTGCCCAAGCCCATTAGAGATATCGCGGAGCAGCATCACGGCACTACGTTCCTGCATTATTTTTACCATAAGGCCCTGAAACAGGCGGAGGAAAAAGGCACCCAGCCCGATTTCACCGAAGACGATTTCCGCTACCCCGGTCCGAAGGCGCAGTCCAAGGAATCCGCCGTAATCGGCATAGCCGACAGCGTGGAGGCGGCCGTCCGTTCCTTGCGCAGCCCTACGGTAAACCAGGTGGAGACGATGATCGAGAAAATTATCAAGAGCCGGCTGGACGATCATCAATTCGACGAATGCGATCTGACGCTGAAAGAGCTGGACATTATCGCCCGGACACTGAAAGAAACGGTGATGGGCATCTTCCATTCGCGTATCGAATATCCGGAGGAAGTGAAAAAGCCGAAAAAAGAGGAAGGGGCCATTAACGCATGA
- a CDS encoding PhoH family protein, with translation MSDKTASISISLQNAGEALALFGPQDGFLKLIEREIPARIDSREAELTVFGGEREVDMLAQLFHSLLSLVRSGYILSERDVQYAVELAKDFRADQLLDLFKGEITTTFRGKPIRVKTIGQKHYVTTIKKRDIVFGIGPAGTGKTYLAVVLAVSALKEGSVKRIVLTRPAVEAGESLGFLPGDLQEKVDPYLRPLYDALYDVMGPDQVAKALERGLIEIAPLAYMRGRTLDDSFIILDEAQNTTPEQMKMFLTRLGFGSKMVITGDVTQIDLPRGKKSGLIEANTILSSIEDIGFVYFAEQDVVRHSLVQKIIVAYEHSAENLE, from the coding sequence TTGTCAGATAAGACTGCAAGTATAAGCATATCTTTGCAAAATGCGGGAGAAGCGCTGGCGCTTTTCGGCCCACAGGACGGATTCTTAAAGCTGATCGAGAGAGAAATTCCCGCTCGAATAGACTCGCGCGAAGCCGAGCTGACGGTGTTCGGCGGGGAAAGGGAAGTGGACATGCTGGCGCAGCTGTTTCATTCGCTGCTCTCCCTTGTCCGGAGCGGGTATATCCTGAGCGAGCGGGATGTGCAGTATGCCGTAGAGCTGGCTAAGGATTTCCGCGCCGATCAGCTGCTGGATCTGTTCAAGGGCGAAATCACTACGACATTCCGCGGCAAGCCGATCCGGGTCAAGACGATCGGACAGAAACATTATGTAACGACGATCAAGAAACGGGACATCGTATTCGGCATCGGCCCGGCAGGCACGGGGAAGACGTATCTTGCGGTCGTACTGGCCGTCTCCGCCCTGAAGGAAGGATCTGTCAAGCGCATCGTCCTGACCCGCCCAGCCGTTGAAGCGGGAGAAAGCCTCGGTTTTCTGCCGGGAGATCTGCAGGAGAAGGTAGACCCGTATCTTCGGCCTCTGTACGACGCCCTATATGACGTAATGGGTCCCGATCAGGTAGCCAAGGCGCTGGAGCGCGGACTGATCGAGATTGCGCCTCTGGCATATATGCGCGGCCGCACGCTTGACGACTCGTTTATTATTCTCGATGAAGCCCAGAATACGACGCCGGAACAGATGAAGATGTTCTTGACCCGGCTCGGCTTCGGCTCGAAAATGGTAATCACGGGCGACGTGACTCAAATCGACCTGCCCCGGGGAAAGAAATCGGGCCTCATCGAGGCGAATACGATTTTGTCCTCCATTGAGGATATCGGGTTCGTTTATTTTGCGGAGCAGGATGTAGTGCGGCATTCCCTGGTGCAGAAAATCATCGTTGCTTATGAACATTCAGCCGAAAACCTTGAATAA
- the yqfD gene encoding sporulation protein YqfD: MKEPPLSWLRGTVALHISGDRTEGLINAVTEAGIVIWNVKATESGVSLRLLLNDFYALRPLLKQTGCRMHITGRIGLPFVAARLWKRSFFAAGLLLFGIVLVLLCSLVWTVRVEGNNRLASEDVLDAARQEGIYPYQWIWRMDSPDKLSKHLAARLPGVSWVGVERNGTTVKIQIVEAALPEAKPLNSPRHLISRTDAVISDIYAEQGRPVVQRNARVKKGDILISGIIGDEANMQAVVAKGEVKGLVWHEYNIEVPLQKKNTAYTGERKDRSFLVLGNRAVQLWGYGKSPFEESRTLTELDPLTWRGTRLPFGWMTEKEMEVRETVETLTPQAAKQEGLARAEADIAARYGSDSVIKSQKILHEKKENGKVYMKVLFEVEERITEELPIVYNRGE, from the coding sequence ATGAAGGAACCGCCACTGTCATGGCTTCGGGGGACTGTTGCGCTGCATATATCCGGCGATCGGACGGAAGGGCTGATTAATGCCGTCACCGAAGCCGGGATTGTCATATGGAATGTCAAAGCGACTGAAAGCGGAGTCAGTCTCCGGCTGCTGCTGAACGATTTCTACGCTCTCCGGCCGCTGCTGAAGCAGACAGGCTGCAGGATGCATATTACGGGACGGATCGGACTGCCGTTCGTGGCGGCAAGGCTGTGGAAACGGAGTTTTTTTGCCGCGGGCCTGCTGCTGTTCGGCATTGTTTTGGTTTTGCTGTGCTCTCTGGTCTGGACCGTCCGGGTAGAGGGGAATAACCGCCTGGCATCGGAGGACGTGCTGGATGCCGCCCGGCAGGAAGGGATTTATCCCTATCAGTGGATTTGGCGCATGGATTCTCCGGACAAGCTCTCCAAGCACCTGGCGGCGCGGCTTCCGGGCGTATCCTGGGTTGGAGTCGAGCGGAACGGAACAACGGTGAAAATCCAGATTGTCGAAGCCGCCCTCCCAGAGGCAAAGCCGCTGAACAGTCCGCGCCATCTCATCAGCCGCACCGATGCGGTGATTTCCGACATCTACGCCGAACAGGGCAGGCCCGTGGTTCAGCGCAACGCGAGAGTGAAGAAAGGGGATATTCTCATTTCCGGGATTATTGGCGATGAGGCAAATATGCAGGCGGTTGTTGCCAAAGGTGAAGTCAAGGGGCTTGTATGGCATGAGTACAATATTGAGGTTCCGCTGCAAAAAAAGAATACCGCCTATACCGGGGAGCGGAAGGACCGAAGCTTCCTCGTTCTCGGCAACAGGGCGGTCCAACTGTGGGGTTACGGCAAATCGCCTTTTGAAGAGTCTCGCACGCTGACCGAGCTTGATCCGCTGACCTGGCGGGGCACCCGGCTGCCGTTCGGCTGGATGACGGAGAAAGAAATGGAAGTCAGGGAGACTGTCGAAACGTTGACGCCGCAGGCGGCAAAACAAGAAGGGCTGGCCCGCGCGGAGGCCGATATTGCTGCCCGTTACGGCAGCGACAGTGTCATTAAAAGCCAAAAAATTTTGCATGAGAAGAAAGAGAATGGTAAAGTTTATATGAAAGTGCTTTTTGAGGTGGAAGAAAGAATCACGGAAGAGCTTCCGATAGTATACAACCGAGGAGAATGA